One genomic segment of Clostridium saccharoperbutylacetonicum N1-4(HMT) includes these proteins:
- a CDS encoding sensor histidine kinase produces the protein MKAFIDKDENNLAIMLSIIKIAIIAFISIIIYINLPKYWGDLNIKDNGQYNLYTMGFLLCITGLCYFLWLIISRKMLQSSNVFKVSWLLENIFFIAIISLPMYLSTVYESENKYLFLLLIISSVIQYGSRYGIITSLFSSIFILGTDLLYAPIKDGINLYLQKDLTMVGVFIFVAWILGYYVDMEVSNNKKKDRTLEILSSELKEKNKERLDIESLLLKNKTCYDMLFENSSNAIIVHENGVIIYANESSAKLLGYENPIELNGKDFYKHYPQNIKLNVEERYLNIISNEDLKVMEEENILNCNGGLIPVRNTSAFFTYKGKSSILTLLLDITSEKKLETLEEDVEKSLKLLNETREFNNLITDFFTNMSHELKTPVNVIFAAIQTIYVYLDDCKLDNIDKCKSYLKTMKQNCLRMIKLINNLLDITKLDSGFIKINKRNGNIVSVIEDIVQSIASYVKSKDIELIFDTDTEEKIMGFDHDMMERILLNLISNALKYSNPNGHIYVSLVDEQSSLVIKVKDEGKGIPPNKLDVIFERFGQVNNSLSRQCEGTGIGLYLVKSFIEIHGGKITVTSTEGEGSEFIIVLPAKLVENESYEDKAFFETHVERIEIEFSDIYSI, from the coding sequence ATGAAAGCTTTTATAGATAAAGATGAAAATAATTTAGCTATAATGTTATCAATTATTAAAATTGCAATAATAGCATTTATTAGCATAATCATATATATAAATTTGCCTAAGTATTGGGGTGATTTGAATATAAAAGATAATGGCCAATACAATTTATATACTATGGGATTTCTTTTATGTATTACTGGACTGTGCTATTTTTTGTGGTTGATAATTAGCCGTAAAATGTTACAATCGTCAAATGTATTTAAGGTTTCATGGTTATTGGAAAATATTTTCTTTATAGCGATAATTTCTTTACCTATGTATTTATCTACGGTATATGAAAGCGAAAATAAATATTTATTTCTATTATTAATAATATCATCTGTCATTCAATATGGTTCACGTTATGGAATTATAACATCACTTTTTTCTTCTATATTTATACTGGGGACAGATTTATTATATGCTCCGATAAAAGATGGAATAAATTTATACTTGCAAAAGGATTTAACCATGGTGGGAGTATTTATTTTTGTTGCGTGGATTCTTGGATATTATGTTGATATGGAAGTATCAAATAATAAAAAAAAGGATAGAACGCTTGAAATATTAAGTTCAGAATTGAAGGAAAAAAATAAGGAAAGACTAGACATAGAATCATTATTACTGAAAAATAAAACTTGTTATGATATGTTATTTGAAAATTCCTCGAATGCTATCATTGTGCATGAAAATGGAGTAATTATATATGCAAATGAAAGTTCAGCCAAGTTATTAGGATATGAAAATCCGATTGAATTAAATGGTAAGGATTTTTATAAACACTATCCTCAAAATATAAAATTAAATGTTGAGGAAAGGTATTTAAATATCATAAGCAATGAAGATTTAAAAGTTATGGAAGAAGAAAACATACTCAATTGCAATGGTGGTCTTATACCAGTGAGAAATACTTCAGCTTTCTTTACATACAAAGGAAAATCTTCAATACTAACACTTTTACTAGATATAACTTCAGAAAAAAAATTGGAAACCTTAGAAGAGGATGTGGAAAAAAGTTTAAAATTACTTAATGAAACTAGAGAATTTAACAACCTCATAACCGATTTTTTTACTAACATGTCTCACGAACTTAAAACACCTGTTAATGTTATTTTTGCTGCAATTCAAACTATATATGTGTACTTAGATGATTGTAAATTAGATAATATAGATAAATGTAAATCTTATTTAAAAACAATGAAACAAAATTGTTTAAGAATGATTAAGTTAATAAATAATCTTTTAGATATAACAAAATTAGATTCAGGATTTATTAAAATTAATAAAAGAAATGGCAATATTGTAAGCGTTATTGAAGATATTGTTCAATCAATAGCGTCATATGTAAAAAGTAAGGATATAGAACTTATATTTGATACTGATACGGAAGAAAAAATTATGGGGTTTGATCATGATATGATGGAACGGATATTATTGAATTTAATATCGAATGCCCTTAAATATAGTAATCCTAATGGACATATATATGTTAGTTTGGTAGATGAACAATCAAGTCTTGTTATAAAAGTTAAAGATGAAGGTAAAGGAATTCCACCGAATAAGCTTGATGTTATATTTGAACGATTTGGACAAGTTAATAATTCACTATCTAGGCAATGTGAAGGAACTGGGATAGGATTATATCTTGTGAAATCATTCATTGAGATCCATGGTGGGAAAATAACTGTTACAAGTACTGAAGGAGAAGGTAGTGAATTTATTATAGTATTGCCAGCAAAATTAGTTGAAAATGAAAGCTATGAAGATAAGGCTTTTTTTGAGACTCACGTGGAGAGAATAGAAATAGAATTTTCTGATATATATTCAATATAG
- the asnS gene encoding asparagine--tRNA ligase produces MAKSTLIKSIYRNTNDFLSQQVTISGWIRTLRASNAFGFIEVNDGSFFKTIQIVFDDKLNNFKEISKLPISSSITVVGTLVATPDAKQPFEIQAQEIVIEGMSNSDYPLQKKRHTFEYLRTIAHLRPRSNAFSATFRVRSVAAYAIHKFFQDQNFVYTHTPIITGSDCEGAGEMFRVTTLDPKTPELNDNGTVDFTKDFFGKETNLTVSGQLNAECFALAFRNIYTFGPTFRAENSNTTRHAAEFWMIEPEIAFADLQDDMELAENMLKYVIKYVMDECPEELQFFNQFVDKELLERLNHVVSSDFARVTYTEAVEILEKCGKEFSYPVSWGIDLQTEHERYLTEEHFKKPLFVTDYPKDIKAFYMRLNEDGKTVAATDLLVPGIGEIIGGSQREERLDVLKDRMSELGLKEEDYWWYLELRKYGETKHAGFGLGFERLIMYITGMTNIRDVIPFPRTPGTSEF; encoded by the coding sequence ATGGCAAAATCAACACTAATTAAAAGTATTTATAGAAATACTAATGATTTTTTATCACAACAAGTAACTATATCCGGATGGATAAGAACTTTAAGAGCTTCTAATGCATTTGGATTTATAGAAGTTAATGATGGTTCTTTCTTTAAAACTATCCAAATAGTTTTTGATGATAAATTAAACAATTTTAAAGAAATATCAAAATTACCTATAAGTTCTTCAATTACAGTTGTTGGTACATTAGTTGCTACACCTGATGCTAAACAGCCTTTTGAAATTCAAGCACAAGAAATTGTTATTGAAGGAATGTCAAATTCAGATTATCCTCTTCAAAAGAAAAGACATACTTTTGAATATTTGAGAACAATAGCTCATTTAAGACCTAGAAGTAATGCATTTTCAGCAACTTTCAGAGTACGTTCCGTTGCAGCTTATGCAATACACAAGTTCTTTCAAGATCAAAATTTCGTATATACACATACACCAATAATAACTGGTAGTGACTGTGAAGGTGCTGGAGAAATGTTTAGAGTAACTACTCTTGATCCTAAAACTCCAGAATTAAATGATAATGGAACTGTAGACTTTACAAAAGATTTCTTTGGTAAAGAAACTAATCTTACAGTATCAGGGCAATTAAATGCAGAATGCTTTGCCTTAGCTTTTAGAAATATATATACCTTTGGACCAACATTCAGAGCTGAAAATTCTAATACTACAAGACATGCTGCTGAATTTTGGATGATCGAACCTGAAATAGCTTTTGCAGATCTACAAGATGATATGGAACTAGCTGAAAATATGCTTAAATATGTAATTAAATATGTTATGGATGAATGTCCTGAAGAATTACAATTCTTTAATCAATTTGTTGATAAAGAGTTGTTAGAAAGATTAAATCACGTAGTTTCATCAGATTTTGCCAGAGTAACATATACTGAAGCTGTTGAAATTCTAGAAAAATGCGGAAAAGAATTTAGCTATCCTGTATCTTGGGGTATTGATTTACAAACTGAACATGAAAGATATCTTACAGAAGAACATTTTAAGAAACCTCTTTTTGTAACAGATTATCCTAAAGACATTAAGGCCTTCTATATGAGACTTAATGAAGATGGAAAAACAGTTGCCGCTACAGACCTTTTAGTACCAGGAATTGGTGAAATTATAGGTGGTAGCCAAAGAGAAGAAAGATTAGATGTCTTAAAAGATAGAATGAGTGAATTAGGTCTTAAAGAAGAAGATTACTGGTGGTATTTAGAATTAAGAAAATATGGAGAAACTAAACATGCAGGTTTTGGTTTAGGTTTTGAAAGATTAATTATGTATATAACAGGTATGACAAACATTAGAGACGTAATACCATTTCCAAGAACTCCAGGGACATCAGAATTTTAA
- the murC gene encoding UDP-N-acetylmuramate--L-alanine ligase gives MSFNFIKDKNKKIHFIGIGGISMSGLAAVLLNNGFKVSGSDFKDSPILDKLKTLGAEVYIGHKRENIKDADLVVYTAAIPSDNLELLEAQEKNITLMDRAEFLGQIMKGHKYNVAITGTHGKTTCTSMLSHITLAGDLDPTILVGGELDAIGGNFRIGKSDYFLVEACEYKRSFLKFFPYVGIILNIDADHLDCYKDIDEIADTFLKFSKLIPNDGYLVGCIDDFRVKEILSKANCNTISYGFSDNADVTAKNITFNKNGCATFDVYKGNKNLFTLTLNVPGKHNILNALASTCVSLIFDISADSIIDGLSKCKGAHKRFEYKGELNGVTVIDDYAHHPTEIQATLSTAKQIDHNKTYCIFQPHTYTRTKALFTEFTECFNDVDELILMDIYAAREKNTGLVSSDELGDALRKKGIKCTNVHSHDEALNYVKSKLTDGDLLLTVGAGDVVIVGEKYLES, from the coding sequence TTGTCTTTCAATTTTATAAAAGATAAAAACAAAAAAATTCATTTCATTGGTATCGGTGGAATCAGTATGAGCGGACTTGCTGCTGTACTACTAAATAACGGTTTTAAAGTATCTGGTTCAGATTTCAAGGATTCACCAATACTTGATAAGCTAAAAACTTTAGGTGCTGAAGTTTACATAGGCCACAAAAGAGAAAATATTAAAGATGCAGATTTAGTAGTATATACTGCTGCAATCCCCTCTGATAATCTTGAGCTTCTAGAAGCGCAGGAAAAAAATATTACATTAATGGATAGAGCTGAATTCTTAGGTCAAATTATGAAGGGCCATAAATATAATGTTGCAATAACAGGTACACATGGCAAAACTACTTGTACATCTATGCTTTCTCATATTACTCTTGCTGGTGATTTAGATCCAACAATTCTAGTTGGAGGCGAATTAGATGCAATAGGAGGAAACTTTAGAATTGGGAAGAGCGACTATTTCTTAGTTGAAGCTTGTGAATATAAACGTTCATTTTTAAAATTCTTCCCTTATGTAGGAATAATTTTAAATATTGATGCAGATCACTTAGATTGTTATAAAGATATTGATGAAATTGCTGATACATTCTTAAAATTTTCTAAGCTAATTCCAAATGATGGTTATCTTGTAGGCTGCATAGATGATTTTAGAGTAAAGGAAATTTTATCAAAAGCGAATTGCAATACAATAAGCTATGGATTTAGTGATAATGCAGATGTGACTGCCAAAAATATAACATTTAATAAAAATGGATGTGCAACTTTTGATGTATATAAAGGAAATAAAAATTTATTTACCCTTACTTTAAATGTACCAGGTAAGCATAACATATTAAATGCACTTGCTTCGACTTGTGTTTCTCTTATATTTGATATATCTGCTGATAGCATAATTGATGGATTATCCAAATGCAAAGGTGCTCATAAAAGATTTGAATATAAAGGTGAATTAAATGGTGTTACTGTAATAGATGATTACGCTCACCATCCTACAGAAATTCAAGCAACTTTAAGTACTGCAAAACAAATTGATCATAATAAAACATACTGTATTTTCCAGCCACATACTTATACTAGGACAAAAGCCTTATTCACTGAATTTACTGAATGCTTTAATGATGTAGATGAACTTATACTAATGGATATTTATGCTGCCCGTGAAAAAAATACTGGGTTAGTATCATCAGATGAACTTGGAGATGCCTTAAGAAAAAAAGGAATAAAATGTACAAATGTTCATTCTCATGATGAAGCATTAAATTATGTTAAATCTAAACTTACAGATGGTGATTTATTATTAACAGTTGGTGCTGGTGATGTAGTTATTGTGGGAGAAAAATATTTAGAATCATAA
- the purR gene encoding pur operon repressor → MEKFTRNKRVVVITKILLENPNKILGLNKFSELLNAAKSTISEDIVVVREVLERLEMGKVETIAGVAGGIKYIPQSGEDENKTFALELCKQLSDDGRVIPGNIIYMTDLMYNPSIISKAGVMLSSCFQGKDVNYVITVETKGIPLAYEVARNLGVQLVIARRDSQVTEGPTVTINYVSGSNGRLQQMSLSKKSMKPASKCIFIDDFMKGGGTAIGIKDLLKEFDSELVGIGVLVDNKQIDKILDDEYVSVVELKAVDKSTIIGIQPSKTFS, encoded by the coding sequence ATGGAGAAGTTTACAAGGAATAAAAGGGTAGTTGTTATTACAAAGATATTATTAGAAAATCCTAATAAAATATTAGGATTAAACAAATTTTCAGAGCTATTGAATGCAGCTAAATCTACAATAAGTGAAGATATAGTTGTTGTTCGTGAAGTATTGGAAAGACTTGAAATGGGTAAAGTTGAAACAATAGCTGGTGTGGCTGGAGGAATAAAATATATACCTCAAAGTGGTGAAGATGAAAATAAGACTTTTGCACTAGAATTATGCAAACAATTAAGTGATGATGGGAGAGTTATACCAGGGAATATAATATATATGACAGATTTAATGTATAATCCTAGCATAATAAGTAAAGCGGGAGTAATGCTTTCATCATGTTTCCAAGGAAAAGATGTTAACTATGTAATAACTGTTGAAACTAAAGGGATTCCACTAGCTTATGAAGTGGCTAGAAATTTAGGAGTACAATTAGTTATTGCAAGAAGAGATAGTCAAGTAACAGAAGGACCAACAGTTACTATAAATTATGTATCAGGTAGTAATGGAAGATTGCAACAGATGTCTTTATCAAAGAAATCAATGAAACCAGCAAGTAAATGTATTTTTATTGATGATTTTATGAAGGGTGGAGGAACTGCAATTGGAATCAAGGACTTATTAAAAGAATTTGACAGTGAATTAGTAGGAATAGGTGTTTTGGTTGACAATAAGCAAATTGATAAAATTTTAGACGATGAATATGTGTCTGTTGTGGAACTAAAAGCAGTTGATAAATCAACAATTATAGGAATACAGCCTTCAAAGACATTTTCTTAA
- a CDS encoding metallophosphoesterase family protein yields the protein MKIAVISDIHANIYALINILENIDDEKVDTIICLGDLVGYGPHPNEVISMIRRRHILCIKGNYDSSVVDNKYSYIRETPINAFSLPWTVNELREENRIFLENSPLKLTLNIEGKNILFVHGSPNAINEYLLEDGDNTNEIMNTITEDVLVCAHTHIPGIKEFGDKLYVNCGSIGKPKIGRPNSTYCILDITKESGIKAQIKEVPYAYKRTVKDVTMLNFPNELIHSFETGVE from the coding sequence ATGAAAATAGCAGTGATTTCCGATATTCATGCTAATATATATGCTCTCATTAACATTTTAGAAAACATTGATGACGAAAAGGTTGATACAATAATTTGCTTGGGAGACTTAGTTGGTTATGGTCCGCACCCTAATGAAGTTATTTCAATGATTAGACGCCGACACATCCTTTGTATCAAAGGTAATTATGATAGTTCCGTTGTTGACAATAAATATTCCTATATTAGAGAAACCCCTATTAATGCCTTTTCTCTTCCTTGGACTGTTAATGAATTGCGTGAAGAAAACAGAATATTTCTTGAAAATTCACCTTTAAAATTGACATTAAATATTGAAGGTAAAAATATTCTGTTTGTTCACGGAAGCCCAAATGCAATAAATGAATATCTTTTAGAAGATGGGGATAATACTAATGAAATCATGAATACTATTACTGAAGATGTTTTAGTTTGTGCTCATACCCATATACCTGGAATAAAAGAATTTGGTGATAAACTATATGTAAATTGCGGTAGTATAGGAAAACCTAAAATTGGACGTCCAAACAGCACCTACTGCATACTAGATATAACAAAGGAAAGTGGAATAAAAGCACAAATTAAAGAAGTTCCCTATGCATACAAAAGAACAGTTAAAGATGTAACTATGTTAAATTTCCCTAATGAATTAATACACAGTTTTGAAACTGGAGTAGAATAG